Proteins from a genomic interval of Heterodontus francisci isolate sHetFra1 chromosome 31, sHetFra1.hap1, whole genome shotgun sequence:
- the LOC137346968 gene encoding UPF0500 protein C1orf216 homolog, with amino-acid sequence MFAVEQLKPHEISSNPLFCNGTCDPQIRNQTIGTTEVKQDKNFNIMGELYDKNENYGQLHLDGTTFRNSLSLHGEPDLQVEKETGNCFLVKGSPTLESGRIRPLSVENVRIPPEGAEMSHNSKPGTVKECEEVAVSPSDDNGYSSSCLSIESPDSIEGSIWEATGTISSNNLDLWQRAAGIEIENIPGTPPAADSLLPSILDAVQSLQEKQRFKEQEKEKHQTQVIMYRRLALLRWIRNLQQKVMDHQSRLQESYDTILNNRKVLLKFIKQGV; translated from the coding sequence ATGTTTGCAGTTGAGCAGTTGAAGCCCCATGAAATTTCTTCAAACCCTCTGTTTTGCAATGGGACATGTGACCCTCAAATCAGAAATCAAACCATTGGTACTACAGAAGTCAAACAGGACAAGAATTTTAACATTATGGGAGAGTTGTATGACAAGAATGAAAACTATGGTCAGCTTCACTTGGATGGGACAACTTTCAgaaacagtctgagcctgcatggtgaACCAGATTtacaagtggagaaagagacaggcaaTTGTTTCCTTGTGAAAGGATCTCCAACTTTGGAATCGGGCAGAATCAGACCACTATCTGTAGAGAATGTCCGAATCCCACCAGAAGGAGCTGAGATGAGCCACAACAGCAAGCCTGGCACAGTTAAGGAATGTGAAGAAGTTGCTGTTTCTCCTTCAGATGACAATGGCTATTCCAGCAGCTGCCTGAGTATTGAAAGCCCAGACAGCATCGAAGGAAGCATCTGGGAGGCAACTGGAACTATAAGCAGCAATAATCTTGATCTGTGGCAGCGAGCTGCAGGAATCGAGATTGAAAACATTCCAGGGACTCCACCAGCTGCAGACTCCTTACTGCCTTCAATACTTGATGCAGTCCAGAGTCTTCAGGAGAAGCAAAGATTCAAAGAGCAAGAGAAGGAAAAGCACCAAACCCAGGTGATCATGTACCGGCGATTGGCCTTGCTGCGTTGGATCCGAAATCTCCAGCAGAAAGTGATGGACCATCAAAGCCGGCTGCAAGAGAGCTATGATACCATCTTGAACAACCGCAAAGTGCTGCTCAAATTCATCAAGCAAGGCGTCTAG